The following are from one region of the Syngnathus typhle isolate RoL2023-S1 ecotype Sweden linkage group LG22, RoL_Styp_1.0, whole genome shotgun sequence genome:
- the fam167ab gene encoding protein FAM167A codes for MEVSPAKPMACEEAERQREDDHLLTLKALTEKLRLQTRRPSYLEWKAKAEAERFRGSGSGEAAGRKAGDSAVIRCQLPSGLLKTFETVDEALGWLRRELSDMRQQDQHLASQLVGLRGDISELRMERACQRHRRMLNDATYGLEERDQLSDLPYECPVTPGLGLSAPLRLIGVTKMNIDSRRFSLC; via the exons ATGGAAGTCTCCCCGGCCAAACCGATGGCTTGCGAGGAGGCGGAGAGACAACGGGAAGACGACCATCTTCTCACCCTGAAGGCCTTGACGGAGAAACTGAGACTGCAGACCAGGAGACCTTCTTACCTGGAGTGGAAAGCCAAGGCGGAGGCGGAACGTTTCCGCGGCTCGGGTAGCGGGGAAGCGGCGGGACGCAAAGCAGGGGACTCCGCCGTCATCCGCTGCCAGTTGCCGTCggggctgctgaagaccttcgaGACCGTCGACGAGGCTCTCGGCTGGCTCAGGAGAGAACTG AGCGACATGCGCCAGCAGGACCAGCATCTAGCCAGTCAGCTGGTCGGTCTGCGCGGCGACATCAGCGAGCTGCGGATGGAGCGGGCGTGCCAGCGGCACCGCCGCATGCTCAACGACGCCACCTACGGGCTGGAGGAGCGCGACCAGCTGTCCGACCTGCCCTACGAGTGCCCCGTCACGCCCGGCCTGGGCCTCTCGGCGCCCCTGCGGCTCATCGGCGTCACCAAGATGAACATCGACTCGCGTCGCTTCTCGCTGTGCTAG